The following are encoded in a window of Pseudomonas multiresinivorans genomic DNA:
- a CDS encoding ABC transporter permease, with amino-acid sequence MIAQHLKKLPGTRETSLLVLAYLYLPIFVLIAYSFNANRSATVWTEFSFAWYGKIVANPSIQAAAFNSLVVAGFATVLSTAIALAAALATSRPFYGRRMVEGGINLPLILPEIVIAVATLLLFMSLGIKLGLMTVIVAHVGFCIPFAYLPIRARLNDLDKSLLEAAGDLYASPYQVFRRVTLPLLWPAVLSGAVLAFVVSLDDFIMTFFVAGPGSTTLPVYIFSAIKAGVTPEINAISTLMLVISIVLVVLSYWLGQRGKPDA; translated from the coding sequence ATGATCGCCCAGCACCTGAAGAAACTCCCCGGCACCCGCGAGACCAGCCTGCTGGTGCTGGCTTACCTGTACCTGCCGATCTTCGTGTTGATCGCCTACAGCTTCAACGCTAACCGTTCGGCCACGGTGTGGACCGAATTCTCCTTCGCCTGGTACGGCAAGATCGTCGCCAACCCGTCGATCCAGGCGGCGGCGTTCAACTCGCTGGTGGTGGCGGGCTTCGCTACCGTGCTGTCCACGGCGATCGCCCTGGCGGCGGCGCTGGCGACCTCGCGGCCGTTCTACGGGCGGCGGATGGTGGAGGGCGGGATCAACCTGCCGCTGATCCTGCCGGAGATCGTCATCGCGGTGGCCACGCTGCTGCTGTTCATGTCGCTGGGCATCAAGCTCGGCCTGATGACGGTGATCGTCGCCCACGTCGGCTTCTGCATTCCCTTCGCCTACCTGCCGATCCGCGCGCGCCTGAACGACCTCGACAAGAGCTTGCTGGAAGCCGCCGGCGATTTGTATGCCAGCCCCTACCAGGTGTTCCGCCGGGTGACGCTGCCGCTGTTGTGGCCGGCGGTGCTGTCCGGCGCGGTGCTGGCGTTCGTGGTCAGCCTCGACGACTTCATCATGACCTTCTTCGTCGCCGGCCCCGGTTCGACGACGCTGCCGGTCTACATCTTCTCGGCCATCAAGGCCGGGGTGACGCCCGAGATCAATGCCATCTCGACCCTCATGCTGGTGATTTCCATCGTCCTCGTGGTGCTGTCGTACTGGCTCGGCCAGCGCGGCAAACCGGACGCTTGA
- a CDS encoding extracellular solute-binding protein translates to MKLNALRHGLAGLSLALLAAGVAQAEEPKQLFFYNWTDYYPVELLAKFEKETGIKVTMDGYDSNETLLAKLQAGGAAYDVIVPSHSIMQTLINQDLLLEIDTPKLANFQFVKPAFRDPAFDPGRKYSAPYLWGTTGFSYDSARVPGGKLDDSWKEFFEPRPELQGQVAALDTPSSLINAAAHYLNVDECTENPQDAKKILELLQKQKPFLKMYSSDNTVDRMASGEVVLMQNWNGSTARATLQKSTIEYVYPREGVASFQDNFAVPKSAPHPENAKVFINWMMKPENAAAVTNAIAYSNGIQADQLLDAKWKVMDAINMPEEYAQRLRLEKECSNKSRELQDRIWSKLKG, encoded by the coding sequence ATGAAGTTGAATGCCCTGCGTCACGGCCTTGCCGGTTTGTCCCTCGCCCTGCTGGCCGCGGGCGTCGCCCAGGCCGAGGAGCCCAAGCAGCTGTTCTTCTACAACTGGACCGACTACTACCCGGTGGAACTGCTGGCCAAGTTCGAGAAGGAGACCGGCATCAAGGTCACCATGGACGGCTACGACAGCAACGAAACCCTGCTGGCGAAACTGCAGGCCGGCGGTGCGGCATACGACGTGATCGTGCCGTCGCATTCGATCATGCAGACGCTGATCAACCAGGACCTATTGCTGGAAATCGACACGCCCAAGCTGGCCAACTTCCAGTTCGTCAAACCAGCCTTCCGCGATCCCGCATTCGACCCTGGCCGCAAGTACTCGGCGCCCTACCTGTGGGGCACCACCGGCTTCTCCTACGACAGCGCGCGGGTGCCGGGCGGCAAGCTGGATGACTCGTGGAAGGAGTTCTTCGAGCCGCGTCCGGAGCTGCAAGGGCAGGTCGCCGCGCTCGACACGCCGAGCAGTCTGATCAACGCCGCCGCGCACTACCTGAATGTCGACGAGTGCACCGAGAACCCGCAGGACGCGAAGAAGATTCTCGAGCTGCTGCAGAAGCAGAAACCCTTCCTGAAGATGTACAGCTCGGACAACACCGTGGACCGCATGGCCTCCGGCGAAGTCGTGCTGATGCAGAACTGGAACGGCTCCACCGCGCGCGCCACGTTGCAGAAGAGCACCATCGAGTACGTCTACCCGCGCGAAGGCGTGGCGTCCTTCCAGGACAACTTCGCCGTGCCGAAAAGCGCGCCGCACCCGGAGAACGCCAAGGTCTTCATCAACTGGATGATGAAACCGGAAAACGCCGCCGCAGTGACCAACGCCATCGCCTATTCCAACGGCATCCAGGCCGACCAGTTGCTCGACGCCAAGTGGAAGGTCATGGACGCCATCAACATGCCCGAGGAATACGCACAGCGCCTGCGCCTGGAAAAGGAATGCAGCAACAAGTCCCGCGAGCTGCAGGACCGCATCTGGTCCAAGCTCAAGGGCTGA